One Brassica napus cultivar Da-Ae chromosome A1, Da-Ae, whole genome shotgun sequence genomic region harbors:
- the LOC106376162 gene encoding omega-6 fatty acid desaturase, chloroplastic-like, whose amino-acid sequence MASRIADSLFAFTGPQHSLPRAPKLASARLSQGVYAVRPIGLLLKGTRRTFLVPAKKRIGCIKAVSVPVAPPSADSAEHREQLADSYGFKQIGQDLPDNVTLKDIMDTLPKEVFEIDDVKAWKSVLISVTSYALGLFMIAKAPWYLLPLAWAWTGTAVTGFFVIGHDCAHKSFSKNKLVEDIVGTLAFLPLVYPYEPWRFKHDRHHAKTNMLVHDTAWQPVPPEEFDSSPVLRKAIIFGYGPIRPWLSIAHWVNWHFNLRKFRPSEVNRVKISLACVFAFMAVGWPLIIYKVGILGWVKFWLMPWLGYHFWMSTFTMVHHTAPHIPFKPADEWNAAQAQLNGTVHCDYPSWIEILCHDINVHIPHHISPRIPSYNLRAAHQSIQENWGKYTNLATWNWRLMKTIMTVCHVYDKEENYIPFDRLAPEESQPITFLKKAMPNYAA is encoded by the exons ATGGCGTCAAGAATTGCTGATTCTCTCTTCGCCTTCacg GGCCCACAACACTCTCTTCCTAGGGCTCCTAAGCTTGCTTCTGCTCGTCTTTCTCAGG GTGTGTATGCTGTGAGACCAATTGGTCTTTTGTTAAAAGGAACTAGAAGAACATTCCTTGTTCCTGCAAAGAAAAGGATTGGATGCATAAAAGCTGTCTCTGTTCCTGTCGCACCTCCATCAGCTGATAGTGCAGAACATAGAGAACAGTTAGCAGACAGTTATGGATTCAAACAAATTGGACAAGATCTTCCTGATAACGTCACCTTGAAAGATATCATGGATACTCTTCCCAAAGAG gtgTTTGAGATTGATGATGTGAAAGCATGGAAGTCCGTGTTGATATCTGTGACTTCCTACGCTTTGGGGCTCTTCATGATTGCGAAAGCTCCTTGGTATCTGCTTCCTTTGGCTTGGGCTTGGACAGGAACTGCAGTTACAGGG TTCTTTGTGATAGGTCATGATTGTGCTCATAAATCATTTTCAAAGAACAAATTGGTTGAAGACATTGTGGGTACTCTAGCCTTCCTACCTCTTGTGTACCCTTATGAGCCGTGGAGGTTTAAGCACGACCGTCACCACGCCAAAACCAACAT GTTAGTTCATGACACAGCATGGCAACCAGTTCCGCCAGAGGAGTTTGATTCATCACCTGTTCTGAGAAAGGCAATCATTTTTGGATATGGCCCCATTAGGCCTTGGTTGTCCATAGCTCACTG GGTGAACTGGCACTTCAACCTGAGAAAGTTCAGACCGAGCGAAGTGAATAGGGTGAAGATAAGTCTAGCTTGTGTTTTCGCCTTCATGGCTGTTGGATGGCCACTGATCATATACAAAGTTGGTATACTGGGATGGGTAAAGTTCTGGCTGATGCCATGGTTGGGCTATCACTTTTGG ATGAGTACGTTCACGATGGTTCATCATACGGCTCCACACATTCCTTTCAAGCCTGCTGATGAGTGGAACGCGGCTCAGGCCCAACTTAATGGAACTGTTCATTGTGATTACCCGAGTTG GATTGAGATTCTCTGCCATGATATCAACGTACACATCCCGCATCACATAAGCCCAAGGATACCGAGCTACAATCTTCGTGCGGCTCATCAGTCTATACAAGAGAACTGGGGAAAG TATACAAACTTGGCTACGTGGAATTGGCGGTTGATGAAGACGATAATGACTGTGTGCCATGTCTATGACAAAGAGGAGAACTACATTCCTTTTGACCGGTTAGCCCCTGAAGAATCGCAACCAATAACATTCCTCAAGAAAGCAATGCCTAACTACGCAGCCTGA
- the LOC106375980 gene encoding 50S ribosomal protein L21, mitochondrial produces MASLRCIRELSRRATTVLSISQTRLISSIRGLELSGTHAAPIQNRSLTTDYFPWYSRSQGRQFASKSNGTDESSDGEDDDEEEEDSAEMEVEREYSPAEKVEAAAEIGYKVMGPLKTSERLFKPYEPVFAVVQIGSHQFKVSNGDSIFTEKLKFCDINDKLTLTKVLLLGSSSQTIIGRPILPEATVHAVVEEHALDEKVLIFKKKRRKNYRRTTGHRQELTKLRITDIQGIEKPEPKTVHKPSKAADTEQPEAELVG; encoded by the exons ATGGCGAGCCTTCGATGCATTCGCGAGTTGAGCCGCCGCGCCACGACGGTTTTATCGATCAGCCAAACACGCTTGATCTCTTCAATTCGGGGATTAGAGCTTTCCGGTACTCATGCGGCCCCAATCCAGAATCGATCTCTCACTACGGACTACTTCCCTTGGTACAGTCGTTCCCAAGGTCGCCAATTCGCTTCGAAATCAAACGGTACTGATGAAAGCAGCGATGGAGAAGATGacgatgaggaggaggaggattcGGCGGAGATGGAAGTAGAAAGGGAATATTCACCGGCGGAGAAAGTGGAGGCGGCGGCGGAGATAGGGTACAAAGTGATGGGTCCTCTCAAAACTTCCGAGCGACTCTTCAAACCATACGAGCCAGTCTTTGCCGTTGTTCAG ATTGGTTCGCATCAGTTCAAAGTGAGCAACGGGGACTCCATTTTCACAGAGAAGTTGAAGTTCTGTGACATCAATGATAAG TTGACACTGACGAAGGTTCTTCTGTTGGGATCGTCAAGCCAGACAATTATTGGTAGGCCTATCTTGCCAGAGGCAACTGTTCATGCTGTAGTGGAAGAGCAT GCGTTGGATGAAAAAGTGcttattttcaaaaagaaacgaAGGAAGAATTATAGGAGAACCACAGGACATCGACAG GAATTAACAAAGTTGAGGATAACCGATATACAAGGAATAGAGAAACCAGAACCAAAGACTGTCCATAAACCTTCCAAGGCAGCTGATACAGAGCAACCAGAGGCTGAGCTTGTTGGTTAG